The genomic segment GTCCGCGAGCTTGGCGAAGTACGCCTGGCGCGCGTCGGCCTCACTGTTGAACCGCATCGTCTGGAGCCGCATGGTCTGGCCGCTCCGCCCCCAGCGGTACTTGATCCGGTCGCGCTCGAGCGAGATCTGGACGACGTTCTCCACCTCGCCGTCACGCTTGGCGAACGCTCGCGTTTCGAACTTCACCGCGTCGTCGCCCTTCGCCTTCTTCGCTTCCTTCTCGGCGAAGGCCAGCCGGAGCGCGATCAGGTGGACGCAGGGACCGCCCTTGATGCCCTGTTTGCGGAACGTCGCGCAGGTGCAGGTCACCTTGCGCACCTGCCCCTCGTCCGCGAGGACCATTTGCGGGCGGTAGTCGCGCTTGTCCTCGGTGACCGTTACCGTGCCCGTGAGTTCCAGCCCGATGCCCGCGATGCGGTTCTCACCGGTGATCCGCACCGCGCCGCGGCGCGTCAGCAGGTCGTGCGCCACCTTCTCGCGCGCGTTGCGGAACTGGAGCCGGGCGAGGTCGAGCGGCTTGTCCGTGAGTGGCCGCGCGCGGTACACGCCGTCGGCGATGTCGTACATCAGCTCGCCGTTCTGGCAGCCGAGCTGCACCGCCTCGACGAGTGCCGACCCCTTCACTTCGGTCTGGGCGGCGAGTTCCTTCGCGTCCGCCTTCCCGTGCTTCGCCAGGTACGCGACCACCTTCCGCGTCGGCTCGCCGTCTTGCGTCTTCCGCGGCAGGAGCAGGTTGAAGCCGAGCGCGCTCGACCAGTTCGCGGACGTGAAGCCGGTCATGCCGAGGGTGAGCGTGATGTCGCCGCAGCGGAAGACCCAGAAGCTCGGCAGCCCGCTGCCGAGCAGGTACACGTCCACCGATTGCACGAACGGCAGCAGGCGCTTCACGGTCATAAGGCGGCGGCGGCCCCACACGCGGACGAGCCGGGCGGCCCGACCGCGGAACACGTCCCCCGTTGTGGTGAACACCGTTTCCCAGGGCTCCGCGACGATCCGCGGCTGTTGCGCCGGCACCAGCTCGAAGCGCAGGCCGCGCTTCTTGCCCTTGCGGTCGCCGTTCATGCGCAGGTGGCGCAGGACGTTGTACAGGTCCATCGGCGCGAGCTGCACGTGGTCGAACGGCAGCGTCGCGGCGGACTGCACCTGGAGGAACCCGCGGAGCCACGAGTCCGGCACCTGGATCTTCTTTTCGAGCACGGCGCCGCGCGCTTCGGGGGCCGGCTTCGCGCCGTCGTGACCGAGCGCCAGGACCGTTTGCCGGTACCCGCGGATCTGTTGCACGCTCGCATACAGGGCGTCGCTGAAGTCGATGTTGGTGGTGCCGGTTGCGGCGGGGCCGAGGTCGGTGAACGCGTCGCGCTTGAACGCGAGGCACGCGTAGGTGCTCTCGTCCTTGCCGAACACCTCGAACGTCAGTTGGT from the Frigoriglobus tundricola genome contains:
- a CDS encoding SWIM zinc finger family protein, with the translated sequence MATTEPIVEVDSEAPPPTPSSGAHLAYAGASRVLTVGNAATVELYGNLDRSPVRFEATVKNPLRFREALSALYGVIGSDYRYAPKDRTQYIAYLRLKRDAAPLGVWHAQQAYFAWMLRNDPNALTILDPVVSVHPDQLTFEVFGKDESTYACLAFKRDAFTDLGPAATGTTNIDFSDALYASVQQIRGYRQTVLALGHDGAKPAPEARGAVLEKKIQVPDSWLRGFLQVQSAATLPFDHVQLAPMDLYNVLRHLRMNGDRKGKKRGLRFELVPAQQPRIVAEPWETVFTTTGDVFRGRAARLVRVWGRRRLMTVKRLLPFVQSVDVYLLGSGLPSFWVFRCGDITLTLGMTGFTSANWSSALGFNLLLPRKTQDGEPTRKVVAYLAKHGKADAKELAAQTEVKGSALVEAVQLGCQNGELMYDIADGVYRARPLTDKPLDLARLQFRNAREKVAHDLLTRRGAVRITGENRIAGIGLELTGTVTVTEDKRDYRPQMVLADEGQVRKVTCTCATFRKQGIKGGPCVHLIALRLAFAEKEAKKAKGDDAVKFETRAFAKRDGEVENVVQISLERDRIKYRWGRSGQTMRLQTMRFNSEADARQAYFAKLADLDAKGYLDAVAE